A single window of Mycobacterium sp. ITM-2016-00318 DNA harbors:
- a CDS encoding ABC transporter permease has product MTHASTSESRTTHGWLRKTAAEGAATWNRIGGQARFYASTLAAIPDAVAHYRTELLRLIAQMGLGTGALAVVGGTVAIVGFLTMTTGALVAVQGYNQLASVGFEALTGFASAFFNVRLIVPGTTSVALSATIGAGATAQLGAMRINEEIDALEVIGIRSVAYLAATRVVAGVIVVIPLYCIAVMMAFLAARYGTTAIYGQGSGVYDHYFNTFLSPADLIWSFFQCLAMTVVIMLVHTYYGFTASGGPAGVGEAVGRAVRTSMVVAAVEIVMISLAVYGQTGNFNLAG; this is encoded by the coding sequence ATGACCCACGCGAGCACGAGCGAGTCGAGGACGACCCATGGGTGGCTGCGCAAAACCGCAGCCGAGGGCGCCGCTACCTGGAATCGAATCGGCGGTCAGGCCCGCTTCTATGCCAGCACATTGGCCGCCATACCGGATGCGGTCGCTCACTACCGAACCGAGTTACTGCGACTGATCGCTCAGATGGGGCTTGGCACAGGAGCATTGGCGGTGGTGGGGGGGACGGTGGCGATCGTCGGGTTCCTCACCATGACCACGGGTGCGCTGGTGGCGGTGCAGGGTTACAACCAATTGGCGTCCGTCGGATTCGAAGCGCTTACCGGCTTCGCATCGGCCTTCTTCAACGTACGCCTGATCGTCCCCGGTACGACCTCCGTTGCGTTGTCGGCGACCATCGGCGCGGGCGCGACAGCCCAGTTGGGTGCGATGCGGATCAACGAGGAGATCGATGCCCTCGAGGTGATCGGTATCCGCAGCGTCGCCTACCTCGCCGCTACTCGGGTGGTAGCTGGGGTGATCGTGGTGATCCCGCTGTACTGCATCGCCGTGATGATGGCTTTCCTGGCTGCCCGGTACGGCACCACGGCCATCTATGGACAGGGTTCGGGCGTCTACGATCACTACTTCAACACGTTCCTCAGCCCGGCCGACCTGATCTGGTCCTTCTTCCAATGCCTCGCGATGACTGTCGTCATCATGCTGGTGCACACCTACTACGGCTTCACCGCCTCCGGCGGCCCCGCAGGCGTGGGCGAAGCGGTTGGCCGTGCGGTGCGTACCTCGATGGTCGTCGCCGCAGTGGAAATAGTGATGATTTCACTGGCCGTGTACGGCCAGACCGGCAATTTCAACTTGGCAGGTTAG
- a CDS encoding ABC transporter permease, which translates to MVTAAQVASKPVRAIGGFFAMALDTFVMMTKPPFAWREYIIQTWFVARVSVLPALMLTMPYSVLLVFTFNILLNEFGAADFSGTGAAIGTVNQIGPIVTVLVVSGAGATSMCADLGARTIRDELDALRVMGINPIQALVVPRVLAATTVALALSASVIIVGLAGAFFFCVFIQNVSAGAFISGLTLLTGAGDVAVSLTKAALFGLAAGLIACYKGISVDGGPAGVGNAVNETVVFTFMVLFAINVIVTAVGIQFTV; encoded by the coding sequence ATGGTGACCGCTGCGCAGGTCGCCTCCAAGCCCGTACGCGCGATCGGCGGGTTCTTCGCGATGGCACTGGACACGTTCGTGATGATGACCAAGCCACCGTTCGCGTGGCGCGAATACATCATTCAGACCTGGTTTGTGGCAAGGGTTTCCGTGCTGCCCGCCCTGATGTTGACGATGCCCTACTCGGTGCTGCTGGTTTTCACGTTCAACATCCTGCTCAATGAGTTCGGCGCGGCGGATTTCTCCGGAACCGGCGCCGCGATCGGCACCGTCAATCAGATCGGGCCGATAGTCACGGTGCTCGTCGTTTCGGGCGCAGGGGCGACCTCGATGTGTGCTGATCTGGGTGCGCGAACGATCCGCGACGAACTCGACGCCCTGCGGGTGATGGGCATCAATCCCATCCAGGCACTGGTCGTTCCGCGTGTGCTTGCCGCTACCACGGTGGCGCTGGCGCTTTCCGCATCGGTCATCATCGTCGGCCTCGCGGGTGCGTTCTTCTTCTGTGTCTTCATCCAGAATGTCTCAGCGGGCGCGTTCATCTCGGGCTTGACCTTGCTCACCGGCGCGGGTGACGTCGCCGTATCGTTGACCAAGGCAGCACTTTTCGGCTTGGCTGCGGGCCTGATCGCCTGCTACAAGGGTATATCTGTCGACGGCGGTCCTGCCGGGGTCGGAAACGCGGTCAACGAGACGGTCGTCTTCACCTTCATGGTGCTCTTCGCCATCAACGTCATTGTCACCGCCGTCGGCATCCAGTTCACGGTGTAG
- a CDS encoding MCE family protein, whose protein sequence is MRPRPGEARLKNAWWTAILLAAVVVFLFVTTTSFAGTFRSYVPVTLTSDRTGLVMETGAKVKMRGVEVGRVKTVGGLEGHARIELAIDPDQIQFIPANVQAQIQATTAFGAKFVDLVVPADPSTVRLVSGAVLHSENVSTEVNTIFQNVSALLEMIDPAKLNSVLTAVADGVRGQGERMGRATTDLNQVLTALNARSDTIREDWRSFQSFNETYAAVASDIVTVLDSASTTSATVVNHASDLDDLLLNTVGLATSGTELLASSKDSLIGLVSSLESTTSLLLKYNPVYTCWLQGATWFLDNGGFDVWGGGDGRSIQLDVGLLLGNDPYSYPENLPITAAKGGPGGTPGCGSLPDATKNFPVRQVITNTGWGTGVDIRPNPGIGHPCWADFLPVTRADPEPPSIRQCLPGPAPGPIPYPGAPPYGAPLYAPGGTPLFPGVAPADPPAPKP, encoded by the coding sequence GTGCGGCCAAGGCCGGGCGAAGCTCGCCTCAAGAATGCGTGGTGGACCGCCATCCTGTTGGCGGCGGTCGTGGTGTTCCTGTTCGTCACTACCACATCCTTCGCCGGCACGTTCCGCTCTTATGTGCCAGTGACATTGACCTCCGACCGGACCGGGCTGGTGATGGAGACGGGCGCGAAGGTCAAGATGCGCGGCGTCGAGGTGGGTCGGGTCAAGACTGTCGGCGGCTTGGAGGGCCACGCCAGAATCGAATTGGCAATCGATCCCGACCAGATTCAGTTCATCCCGGCCAACGTGCAGGCACAGATCCAAGCCACCACCGCGTTCGGCGCGAAATTCGTCGATCTTGTGGTGCCCGCCGACCCGAGCACGGTGCGACTTGTCTCGGGCGCGGTGCTGCACTCGGAGAACGTCAGTACGGAGGTGAACACAATCTTCCAGAACGTGTCCGCCCTGCTGGAGATGATCGACCCGGCCAAGCTGAATTCGGTATTGACCGCTGTCGCCGACGGTGTTCGCGGTCAGGGAGAGCGGATGGGGCGCGCCACCACCGACTTGAATCAGGTGCTGACCGCCCTGAACGCGCGCAGCGACACCATCCGAGAGGATTGGCGATCCTTTCAGAGCTTCAACGAAACATACGCCGCCGTCGCGTCGGACATCGTCACCGTGCTGGACAGCGCCAGCACCACGAGCGCAACGGTGGTCAACCACGCATCCGACCTCGATGATTTGCTGCTCAACACGGTTGGGCTGGCCACGTCGGGCACCGAACTGCTTGCTTCCAGCAAGGACAGCCTTATCGGACTCGTCAGTTCTTTGGAGTCGACGACCAGTCTGTTGCTGAAGTACAACCCGGTATATACCTGCTGGTTACAGGGAGCGACCTGGTTCCTCGACAACGGGGGGTTCGACGTCTGGGGCGGGGGCGACGGCCGCTCGATCCAGCTTGATGTCGGCCTGCTGTTGGGAAACGACCCCTACAGCTACCCGGAGAACCTGCCGATCACCGCCGCGAAGGGCGGCCCGGGAGGCACGCCCGGGTGCGGGTCGCTGCCGGACGCCACCAAGAACTTCCCTGTCCGCCAGGTCATTACGAATACCGGTTGGGGGACCGGCGTTGACATCCGGCCGAATCCCGGCATCGGCCACCCCTGCTGGGCCGACTTTCTTCCGGTCACGCGCGCCGATCCCGAGCCGCCAAGCATCAGGCAATGTCTACCGGGTCCCGCGCCGGGACCGATTCCGTACCCCGGAGCACCGCCCTACGGGGCACCGCTCTACGCCCCGGGCGGCACGCCGCTGTTTCCAGGTGTGGCACCCGCCGACCCGCCGGCGCCGAAACCGTGA
- a CDS encoding virulence factor Mce family protein, protein MKDDFKGAAWRLLIFLTVCAFGAFALLAVFAQFRFGEGKSYFAEFTNVSGMKRDDMVRIAGVEVGQIKNVSFNPDATVRVEFSADDSVLLTEGTRAEIRYDNVIGGRYLALQEGAGGLEALRPGHTIPVTRTRPALDLDSVVGGFKPLFRALDPEQVNELSGQLISALQGQGSTIVSFLNQAAVVTNTLADRDQLIGEVVNNLNVVLSSLGDQSDRLDSAVTSLSELVHRLAERKTDLSNALAYTDAAAESIADLLAQSREPFAKVVHETDRTAAIAVADHDYLDNLLNTLPEKYRALGRQGMYGDFFSFYLCDIVLKLNGKGGQPVYVKVAGQASGRCAPK, encoded by the coding sequence GTGAAAGACGACTTCAAGGGCGCGGCGTGGCGCCTGCTGATCTTCTTGACGGTGTGTGCATTTGGAGCGTTCGCGCTGCTGGCGGTGTTCGCCCAGTTCCGGTTCGGCGAGGGCAAGAGCTACTTCGCCGAATTCACCAACGTCTCTGGCATGAAGCGTGACGACATGGTCAGGATCGCAGGAGTCGAAGTCGGTCAGATCAAGAACGTCTCGTTCAACCCCGACGCGACGGTACGGGTGGAGTTCTCGGCTGACGATTCCGTCCTGTTGACCGAGGGGACCCGGGCCGAAATCCGCTACGACAACGTGATCGGCGGACGCTATCTTGCGTTGCAGGAAGGGGCCGGCGGCCTGGAGGCGCTACGGCCCGGCCACACGATTCCGGTAACGAGGACGCGGCCCGCGCTTGACCTGGACTCCGTCGTCGGCGGTTTCAAGCCGCTGTTTCGAGCGTTGGACCCCGAACAGGTCAATGAATTGAGCGGCCAACTGATTTCGGCTCTGCAGGGACAGGGCTCCACTATCGTGTCGTTTTTGAATCAGGCGGCGGTGGTTACCAACACGTTGGCAGACCGCGACCAACTCATCGGCGAAGTCGTCAACAACCTCAACGTGGTTCTATCCTCGCTCGGCGACCAGTCCGATCGGCTCGACAGCGCAGTGACGTCGTTGTCAGAGCTGGTGCATCGGCTCGCCGAGCGTAAGACAGACCTCTCGAACGCTTTGGCATACACCGACGCCGCGGCCGAATCGATCGCCGATCTGCTGGCCCAGTCGCGCGAGCCATTTGCGAAGGTGGTCCACGAGACCGACCGGACCGCCGCGATCGCCGTTGCCGACCACGACTATCTCGACAATCTGCTCAACACGCTGCCGGAGAAGTACCGAGCGCTCGGACGCCAGGGCATGTATGGCGATTTCTTCAGCTTCTACCTGTGCGACATCGTGCTCAAGCTGAACGGAAAAGGCGGTCAGCCGGTATATGTGAAGGTCGCCGGCCAGGCGTCGGGGCGGTGCGCACCGAAATGA
- a CDS encoding MCE family protein → MKSFTERNPMVIGAVGVAVVAAIVVAALQYQNLPLVGQGKTYSAYFADAGGLLSGADVEVSGFPAGRVSRIELDGAQVLVHFRVDKNIRMGEATHAAIKTKSLLGTKVLDVVPRGGGTLTGPIPMSATSSPYQLPDALGDLANTISGLDTDQLSASMATLSEAFTDTPAELRNAVQGVSRFAETLNRRDAQLRNLLDNAATATGVLAQRSDQIVQLVGDTNAVLAELQTQSKAVEEIWTNISAVSLQLKGFIDDNRQQLRPALEKLNGVLTIVDNRKERLQTSIKLLNKYAMSLGESLSSGPFFKAYVANLLPGQFVQPFIDAAFSDLGLDPSVLLPSDRTDPQTGQPGTPALPVPFPRTGQGGEPALNLPEAITGKPGDPRYPYREPLPAPPPGGPPPGPPAAVAPVENPVMQP, encoded by the coding sequence ATGAAATCTTTCACCGAGCGCAACCCGATGGTGATCGGTGCCGTCGGCGTCGCTGTGGTCGCCGCCATCGTCGTCGCGGCGCTGCAATACCAGAATCTTCCGCTTGTCGGCCAAGGCAAGACCTACTCCGCCTACTTCGCCGACGCAGGGGGACTTCTCTCCGGAGCCGATGTGGAGGTGTCCGGGTTTCCCGCAGGCAGAGTCTCGCGGATCGAACTCGACGGAGCGCAGGTACTGGTGCACTTCAGGGTCGACAAGAACATCCGAATGGGCGAGGCTACTCACGCCGCCATCAAGACGAAGAGTCTGTTGGGCACCAAGGTGCTTGACGTCGTGCCCCGTGGCGGCGGAACGCTCACCGGACCCATTCCGATGAGCGCCACGTCGTCGCCGTACCAATTGCCTGATGCACTCGGCGATCTCGCGAACACCATCAGCGGACTGGACACTGATCAGCTATCGGCCTCCATGGCGACGCTGTCGGAAGCATTCACCGACACCCCGGCAGAACTGCGCAACGCCGTACAGGGAGTCTCGCGATTCGCCGAGACGCTCAACCGGCGTGACGCTCAGTTGCGCAACCTGCTCGACAATGCCGCAACCGCCACGGGCGTGCTGGCCCAGCGCAGCGATCAGATAGTCCAGCTCGTTGGTGACACCAACGCGGTTCTCGCGGAGCTACAGACGCAAAGCAAAGCCGTGGAGGAGATCTGGACGAACATCTCTGCCGTCTCGCTTCAGCTCAAGGGTTTCATCGATGACAACCGGCAGCAGTTGCGGCCCGCCCTCGAGAAGCTCAACGGCGTGCTGACAATCGTCGACAACCGCAAGGAGCGCTTGCAGACCTCAATCAAACTGCTGAACAAGTATGCGATGTCGCTGGGCGAGTCGTTGTCGTCCGGTCCCTTCTTCAAGGCGTATGTCGCCAACCTGTTGCCGGGCCAGTTCGTGCAGCCGTTCATCGATGCGGCGTTCTCCGATCTCGGCCTCGATCCCAGTGTGCTGCTGCCCTCCGACCGGACCGACCCCCAGACCGGTCAGCCCGGTACTCCGGCGTTGCCGGTGCCGTTTCCCAGGACAGGGCAGGGGGGCGAGCCAGCGCTGAACCTGCCCGAGGCGATTACGGGCAAGCCCGGTGATCC